In the Leptospira johnsonii genome, one interval contains:
- a CDS encoding MbnP family copper-binding protein, with product MKLLYKYIVLLLLSVSLFRCDGSSNQNLALLALAIQSPPGIEFKAVVGDSDASCGGDISGHGDSHSSSVTIQHVAGVMPIGLKDLRFYVSGFELVDENDTIITLDVPNTGVWQYGGVALLDFENGKGSCSGTTETNNFVQATVENKTYKTLRFTLGVPETLNHIDYSVAPSPLNVSGLAWGWTMGYRFFVGEFLSNDPATVGNAAVLHIGSAGCTEPTPGNYTCTNSNRALIELTPVDGFNPYTQKVQFDLKKAVTGWDISTGSKSCHSMGAMDSNCSAVYPNFGLDYSTGNAGSTAQTVFGIVSK from the coding sequence ATGAAATTATTATATAAATATATTGTCTTACTTTTATTATCCGTCTCTTTATTCAGATGCGACGGATCTTCCAATCAAAACCTGGCTCTTTTAGCCTTAGCAATTCAAAGTCCTCCTGGAATTGAATTCAAGGCAGTAGTAGGAGATAGTGACGCTAGCTGTGGAGGAGATATTTCCGGGCATGGAGATTCTCATTCCAGCTCGGTCACCATCCAACACGTAGCAGGAGTGATGCCCATAGGACTTAAGGATCTTAGGTTCTATGTTTCCGGATTCGAATTGGTAGACGAGAACGATACTATCATTACTTTAGATGTTCCTAATACAGGAGTTTGGCAGTATGGTGGAGTTGCACTTCTGGATTTCGAAAATGGAAAAGGAAGCTGTAGCGGAACTACTGAGACCAACAACTTTGTCCAAGCAACTGTCGAGAATAAAACCTATAAAACTCTTAGATTTACTTTAGGAGTTCCTGAAACGCTCAATCATATCGATTATAGTGTTGCACCTAGCCCTCTCAATGTCTCCGGACTGGCCTGGGGATGGACAATGGGTTATAGATTTTTCGTAGGAGAATTTTTGTCCAACGATCCCGCAACTGTAGGCAACGCGGCAGTTCTGCATATAGGTTCTGCCGGATGCACTGAACCTACTCCTGGAAATTATACCTGCACAAATTCAAACAGGGCCTTGATAGAACTCACCCCGGTAGATGGGTTCAATCCTTATACCCAAAAAGTGCAGTTCGATCTGAAAAAGGCGGTAACAGGCTGGGATATCAGCACCGGAAGCAAAAGTTGTCATTCCATGGGAGCTATGGATAGCAATTGTTCCGCCGTTTATCCCAATTTCGGCTTGGATTATTCAACTGGAAATGCCGGATCCACTGCTCAGACAGTTTTCGGAATCGTATCCAAGTGA
- a CDS encoding methanobactin export MATE transporter MbnM, with translation MNKTIIFSLISFLLLQCTQLGLEKEKTSGSEGILLLLGTPSPEGTPYIWDLPTGFPKPKVPNDNPITVEKVELGRFLFYDTRLSENETQSCGSCHKQENAFTDGLAVSVGSTGQSHPRNAQHLSNIAYNVRQTWANPLLKKLEDQARVPMFGDNPVELGMKDREDLLLERLENDPDYVSKFKAAFPSDSNPLSILNITKALSSFQRTFISGNSAYDRYQAGDLSALSASAIRGKNLFFGERGECFHCHGGFNFTDTILHLGTVFEEVTFHNNGLDSSRFVSPNGGLYEFTFQESDRGKFRAPSLRNVELTAPYMHDGSIPDLLSVINHYTNGGTGDGTTNPNRDVFVRSFSLSESEKQDLVEFLKSLTDTEFTTNPKFEDPF, from the coding sequence ATGAATAAGACTATTATATTTTCATTAATCTCCTTTCTTCTTCTACAGTGTACACAATTGGGATTGGAGAAGGAAAAAACCTCCGGATCGGAAGGGATCCTTTTGCTCTTAGGAACCCCTTCCCCTGAAGGAACTCCTTATATCTGGGATCTTCCCACCGGATTTCCGAAACCAAAAGTCCCAAATGATAATCCTATCACAGTGGAGAAAGTTGAGCTGGGCAGATTTTTGTTCTACGACACTAGATTGTCCGAAAACGAAACCCAGTCTTGCGGGAGTTGCCATAAACAAGAGAACGCGTTTACCGACGGGCTCGCAGTTTCTGTGGGTTCCACAGGACAATCTCATCCAAGGAACGCACAACATCTTTCTAACATAGCTTATAATGTCAGACAAACTTGGGCAAATCCTCTTCTGAAAAAATTGGAAGACCAAGCCAGAGTCCCTATGTTTGGGGACAATCCGGTAGAGCTTGGAATGAAAGATAGAGAAGATCTTTTGCTGGAAAGATTGGAGAATGATCCGGATTACGTTTCTAAATTTAAGGCGGCATTTCCGAGCGACTCGAACCCTTTAAGTATATTAAACATTACAAAAGCTTTATCCAGTTTCCAAAGGACTTTTATCTCCGGAAATTCTGCATACGACAGATACCAAGCGGGAGATCTCTCCGCTCTAAGTGCTTCTGCGATACGAGGAAAGAACCTGTTCTTTGGAGAAAGAGGCGAATGTTTCCATTGTCATGGCGGTTTTAATTTTACGGATACGATCCTTCACCTAGGGACCGTTTTCGAAGAAGTTACCTTTCATAATAACGGATTGGATTCCTCCCGATTCGTAAGTCCGAACGGAGGACTGTATGAATTCACCTTCCAGGAATCGGATCGAGGGAAATTCAGAGCGCCTTCTCTACGTAACGTAGAACTAACCGCTCCTTATATGCATGATGGTTCTATTCCGGATCTATTGTCAGTGATCAATCATTACACAAACGGCGGAACCGGAGACGGAACTACAAATCCGAACCGAGATGTTTTTGTAAGGAGTTTTTCCTTAAGCGAATCCGAAAAACAGGATCTGGTAGAATTCCTGAAAAGTCTGACCGACACGGAATTTACTACCAACCCTAAATTTGAGGATCCATTTTGA